One Corynebacterium matruchotii genomic window, GCGCCGGGACACGGTCCTGGTGGACCTCAAGGCCGGCTATGTGTTCGAAATCATTCCGAAAACCGAGGTGGCCCGCCTGGTGTTGGAAGAAACCCCCGACGCGACCTACGCCGACATTGGGGGATTGGACACCCAGATAGAACAAATCCACGATGCGGTGGAACTGCCCTTCACCCACCCGCAGCTGTACCGCGACTACCAGCTGCACCCACCCAAAGGGGTGCTGCTGTATGGGCCGCCTGGTTGCGGGAAAACCCTCATCGCTAAGGCGGTGGCGAACTCCCTGGCCAGCCGGGTGGGGGATGGGGAATCCAGCTATTTCATTAACGTGAAAGGCCCCGAACTGCTCAACAAATACGTGGGGGAGACCGAGCGGCGGATCCGCCTCATTTTCGAGCGGGCTAGGGAACTTGCCGAAGCCGGCCGGCCCGTCATCATATTTTTCGACGAAATGGATTCCATTTTCCGCACCCGCGGCTCCGGGGTGTCCTCCGACATGGAAACCACCGTGGTGCCCCAACTCCTCACCGAACTCGACGGGGTGGAATCCCTCTCCAACGTTATTGTTATTGGGGCCACCAACCGGGAAGAACTTATCGACCCGGCTGTGCTGCGGCCCGGCCGGCTGGATGTGAAAATCCGGGTGGGCCGCCCCACGAAAGACAACGCCAAAGAAATCTTCGCCCGCCACCTGGACCAGTCCGTGCCCACGGCAGACAGCGTCGACAAGCTCATCGAAGTAGCCTGCGAATACATGTATGCGGACCGGCCCTATGTGGAACTCACCCTGGTCACCGGGGAAGTGGAAACCCTGCACTACCGGGATTTCATATCCGGCGCCATGATCGCCAACATTGTTGACCGGGCTAAAAAATCCGCCATCAAAGCCCACCTGGCCGGCGACCCCCGGGGCATCACCGCCGACCAGCTGCGCCAAGCCATCGACGCGGAAAACCGGGAAAGCGAAGACATGCCCAACACCGCAAACCCGGACGAATGGTCCCGCATCACTCATCGCACTGGAATCCGGGTCGCCCACGCCCGCGTCATAGGAGGGAACTAACCATGATCTTCGGCACCGAAACCGAATACGGCATCAGCACCCCCACCCACCCCACACTCAGCCCCATCATCACCTCTACCCACGCCGTTGTGGCCTTCAGCCAAGGGCAAGGCGCCCGGTGGGACTTCTCCGCCGAACACCCCCTGCGGGACAGCCGTGGCTTCGACCTGAAACGCTACCGCACCGTCCCCGTCGTCGACCCCAACGCCCTCAACATTGCCAACGTGGTACTGGAAAACGGGGGCCGGTTTTATGTTGACCACGCCCACCCCGAATACTCCAGCCCCGAAACCACCAACCCCTACCAAGCCCTGGTCTATGATGCGGCCGGCGACCATATTCTCCGCACCGCCGTCGAACGAGTGGCCGCATTCACCAGCCGTAACCACTCCATCCTCGACCACCACGACCCCTGCCCACCCCTGAAAATCTACAAAAATAATGTGGACGGTAAAGGCGCCAGCTACGGCAGCCACGAAAACTACCTGTACCACCGCACCACCGACTTCGACACCCTCGCCCAGGCGCTCATACCGTTCTTCGTCGCCCGCCAAATCATCTGCGGCGCCGGCCGCGTCGGGAAAGGGGAGCACGGCGAAACCCCCGGCTACCAAATCTCCCAACGCGCCGACTACATCGAACAAGAAATCTCCCTGGAAACCACCCTCAACCGGGGCATCATCAATACCCGCGACGAACCCCACGCCCGCACCACTACCTACGGGCGCCTCCACGTCATCAACGGTGACGCCACCATGGCCCACCACTCCACCCTCCTGAAACTCGGCATGACCGGCCTCATCATCGACGCCATCGAAGCCGCACCGACTTCCGCGACCTCCAACTCGCAAACCCCGTCGCCGAATTCCGCAACGTTTCCTACGACCTCACCCTCACTCACCCCCTCACGCTTGTCGACGGCCGACACCTCACCGCCCTGGAAATCCTCGCCGAATACCACAACCGGGTCACCCCCGACCACCTCATCCACCCCCTCTGGCACACCATCATGACCGACCTCAAAACCGGCGGATGGCAAGCCTGCGCCAACCGGCTCGACTGGTGCGCCAAATACGCCCTCATCACCTCCTACCTCAACCGGGGCCTTACCATCACCGACCCCAAAATCCAACTCATCGACCTCCATACTCCGACATTGACCCCGCAAAAAGCCTCTACCACGCCCTCGTCCGCAACCACCGCATGGAAACCATCGCCCCCGAAGCCGAAATCCTCGCGGCCGCCACCAACCCCCCAGAAGACACCCGCGCCTACTTCCGCGGCAAACTCATCCACCACATACCCCACCTCATCGACGCCGCCAACTGGGAAGCCGTCACCGTCTTCGGCCATACCATCCCCATGCCCGAAGTCACCACCCACACCAAACAACAAACCGACCCCCTCCTCGACCTCCTCCCAGACAACATCCCCGCATTCATAGCAACCCTCAACAACAAGGAATGGTGAACTAACATGCCACAAACCCACATCAACACCCCCAACAACAACGACGACGACACCCACCACTCCCGAACCACCACCGGTGGCCAAACCCACATCAACACCTCCGGCGTCGACGACCTCCTCGACGAAATCGACGGCCTCCTCGAAACCAACGCCGAAGACTTCGTCCGCTCCTACATCCAAAAAGGCGGCCAATAAATGACCCACACCCGCCGCATCATGGGCATAGAAAACCGAATACGGCATCACCGCACCACCCCCCGGCACCGCCAACCACCCCCTCAGCCCCGACGAAATCGCCCGCGTCCTCTTCCGCCCCATCACCACCAATGGGGCAGCTCCAACATCTTCACCCACAACGCATCCCGCCTCTACCTCGACGTCGGATCCCACCCCGAAATCGCCACCGCCGAATGCGACAACCTCACCCACCATCACCTACTACGACCGGGCAGGCGACGAAATCATCAACAACCTCGCCACCCAAGCCGAACAAACCCTCAAAACCGAAGGCATCAACACCAACGTCTACCTTTTCAAAAACAACCTCGACTCCGCCGGCAACTCCTACGGCTGCCACGAAAACTACCTCATCGACCGGAAAATCGTCCTCAAAACCCTAGGACACACCCTCCTCCCATTCCTCATCACCCGCCAACTCATCTGCGGCGCCGGCAACATCAGCCCCGACGGCACCTACCAATTCTCCCAACGCGCCGACCACGTATGGGAAGGCGTCTCCTCCGCCGCCACCACCCGATCCCGACCCATCATCACACCCGCGACGAAGCCCACGCCGACACCCACCGCTACCGCCGCCTCCACATCATCGTCGGCGACTCCAACCTCGCCGAACCCACCCTCGCCCTCAAAATCGGCAGCACCACCCTCATACTCGAAATGATCGAAGCCGGGTTCCCCAACCTACCCCACCTCGAATTCGCCAACAACATGGCCGCCATCCGCACCATATCCCGCGACCTCACCGGCCAAACCCCCATCCCCACCACAACCGGCACCACCACAACCGCCCTCGAACTCCAACAACGCTACCTCGACGCCGCCACCGAATGGCTCACCCACCGCGAAGAAACCGGCGGCACCACCAACACCGAACTCACCCACACCCTCAACCTCTGGCACACCACCCTCAACGCCATCAAAACCGGCGACATCACCACCATCGACCACGACATCGACTGGGCCATCAAACTCAACCTCCTCACCACCTACCACCCACACTCGGCCTCAAACCCCACAACTACAACCACCCCAAACTCCACCAACTCAACCTCGCCTACCACGACATCCGCCCCCGGCCGCGGCCTCCACCGACTCCTCGAAACCAAAAACCGCATCAACCGCATCACCACCCCGAAACCGTCACCACCCACGCCACCACCAACCCACCACAACCACCCGCCGCCCTCCGCGGCACCTTCCTCCACCACGCCACCTACCACCACGCCCCCTTCGCCGTCGACTGGCTCCGACTCAAAATCAACCAAACCGAACCCCAAATCGTCGAACTCACCGACCCCTTCGCCAACACCGACCCCGAGTCGACGACCTCATCAAATACCTCGAAACCCACAGCCACTATTATCAAGAACCATGAACACCCCCCGCCGCAACTACCACCTCGAACGCCTCACCAACCTCACCTTCGCCTTCCTCAACGCCGCCCAAAACCTCCAGCGGCGAACTCACCCTCGACTACATACGCACCCACATCACCGGCTACACCAAAGACAACCACGGCAACCCCCGATCCCCGAAGCCACCTACAAACTCGTCTACCGCGACCTAGGCAGCCTCATCCGCGCCGGCGTCCCCCTCGAAATGTAAAATCCGGCGACAACACAATCTGGCGACTCCGCGCCGACGACTACGAACTCCCAGAAAATCCTTCACCCCAGAAGAAGCAACCATCCTCGGACTCGCCGGCAAAATGGGACAAGGCGACCAACTCGCCACATTCTCCCGCTCCGGCTGGACCAAAATCGCCGCCAGCGGCGCCGGCACCCACCTCACACCCACACCAATATTCACCCC contains:
- a CDS encoding ubiquitin-like protein Pup, translating into MPQTHINTPNNNDDDTHHSRTTTGGQTHINTSGVDDLLDEIDGLLETNAEDFVRSYIQKGGQ